The following are from one region of the Rosistilla carotiformis genome:
- a CDS encoding RNA polymerase sigma factor: MIADEIHELLDRHRPWLLRVIQARTTLASAVEDVYSEVLLAIAKSDHRPRDDSSLAPWLCKIAIRQSALANRTAMRRDRLNKDYAHQSPDSSAANDPIFWLMDQERRDLVRQVLHEMEPEVRGVLLAKFVEKLTYPQLAQRLGVAEHVVQYRVAQAKKRLRQMLTQRGIDQEDLS; encoded by the coding sequence ATGATCGCCGACGAGATCCACGAACTGCTGGACCGGCATCGCCCTTGGCTGCTGCGGGTGATCCAGGCGCGGACCACGCTAGCGAGTGCCGTCGAGGATGTTTATTCGGAGGTTCTGCTGGCGATCGCGAAGAGTGATCATCGGCCGCGCGACGACAGTTCGCTCGCTCCTTGGTTGTGCAAGATCGCCATCCGGCAGTCCGCATTGGCCAACCGCACGGCGATGCGTCGCGATCGATTGAACAAAGATTACGCCCATCAGTCGCCCGATAGCTCCGCCGCAAACGACCCGATCTTCTGGTTGATGGACCAGGAACGACGCGATCTGGTCCGCCAGGTGTTGCACGAAATGGAGCCCGAGGTCCGCGGCGTGCTGCTGGCGAAGTTCGTCGAGAAATTGACCTACCCGCAATTGGCTCAGCGCCTTGGCGTCGCCGAACATGTCGTTCAATACCGAGTCGCCCAAGCGAAAAAACGCTTGCGGCAAATGTTGACCCAGCGTGGAATCGACCAAGAGGATCTGTCATGA